A region of the Leishmania major strain Friedlin complete genome, chromosome 19 genome:
CACGACAGTGCCCTCCGTCAACGCCTGCCTCACCTCCACCGCACCAGGCGCaggtgcaccagcgcccCAGCGGCCGTCCGCTACCACTAGCGCCATGAATGTCGAGCCCTCGCCCCTCGATTCGTTTCACATCGGCGAAAACCTCAGCTTTGGCGCCTCCGCATTCGGCGGGTCGCTGCACTCGCATCCGTCCGAGAtcgagacgctgctgggccAGGTAGAGCGCAGCGCGGGGACGCTGCCGGTGGGGGCGGCGGGTGAGCGCGTGATAGGCGGCTCACTGCGCGAGCGGCGCTCCGTGACTGACTGGGGCATCGAGGAGGCGATCCGGACGGTGCTGCCGGGGAtggacgaggacgagaaCTCGGACAACATACAGGGCCCGAATTTCTCTGGCGGCATCGCAGCCATCACCGGCAACTGGCACACATCCGGCGATGTCGAGGCGCAACCTGTtgccagcggtggcgtcaTTGGCCTGCTGGCTGACTTCCCCACATCGTTTGCCGCGTCCTTCTCAGAGTCGGCGAGCACGTTGCTGCAGTCGCCCTTCGCCGTCGATGCAACCTCGAACACGATCGACAATCTTAGTCGGGCCTTCAGTACCGCTGCCCGCGTGGATTGCTGCTCCTTTACTACGTCGCCAGCCACCACGACGGCGaccccgctgcagcgccctCCAACGTCGCCGGGGGTGCGGCTGCCAAACCACGTCACACCGGTAGAGGCAATGTCGATGCCGCCCTCGATGAGGGATTTGGCACACCATAGCGGCAGCCTCTACACGGCTCccacagcgacgccgccgccgccgccgcggtctACCAAGTCGGAGGCCTCAGCGCGCGTCGAGGATCTGCCGGGCGCCGGgcagggcggcagcagcgaacTCTTCAACCTCTACaccctgccgccgccaacgaCCACGTCTCCGTGGCTTTCATCAGGGATCGGcgaggcagcgacgccgatggcgcctGTGAACCGCACAAGCGATTCCATGACCGCCAAGCTACCAGGGCACCGCTCGCCGCGCACGACTACGGCTCGGCCAGAGAGGCTGCAAGCGATCCCATTGAAAGAAGGGAGCATGAACAGCAACGGGGggctgacgacgacgaccggcagcaccacaaGCCCTGCTTTGGCAGCGGCCCGTCAgtccagcacctccagccACGGCGGCTCGGCGCCCAACACGCCGTCCCTGCGCAAGGAGCtctcgacgccgctgtcgggGAGCCGCTCGCAGCCCTACACGCCGGGCGGCTtgcgcccgcagcgcccctccctctccgcccctCTCGTCAACCGGCACACCATCACTCACATCTTCCGCGAGAcgccgcagtcgctgcggcgcagggAGCGTATGGAGCACAACCACTATCACAGCGACCGGGCATTGTGCAAGGATTTACACTGGCCCCCGCACGACGAGGCGGATGCAGAGCACATGCTGCGGGAGCGCAACGCGACAAagctgctgcgtcacctCACCATAATCAGTTTTTCCCGGCAGCACGTCAGCGGGGTGCAGGAGCTGTTCGACACGTGGGCCAAGAATGGCATTCCCGCGCCGGACATGGGCTTCGGCGCGTATTACTTCTACGTcaaagagaagagcgagaagCTACTGTGCATGAAGCACAACGGCCGAGGTGCCTCGCCGGGCCACGGCTACGGGCGGTGCGACTTTGAGAGTCGCCGCCCGTACAGCACGTGCCGCTACGAGCACGTGTGCCTCTTTTGCCGCTCTAAGGAGCACGGCTGGTTCGAGGAGGGCAAGTGCCAAGGctaccagcagctgctgactGAGATGGAGGAATTGGGGGTCACCGAGGAGGACGTTGTGACGCTGCTGAACGCGATGGAGAGGCCGGTGAAGCCAACGCGATCCAGGtaaagccccccccccctcctctccccctccccacacaaCCATCTTTTAGGTGGAAATCAGCGACGCTGTTCGCATACATGCTTATCGGTTGCGCTCCTCTGACAGatgccacgcacgcacatactAGGCGCCTCGTTGAGCTCGCCCCTGTCCGTCACGTACGTCTGCAGGGTCGAGGAACGTTGCGGCTAGGCGACGCATTGTGGAGAACATTATTGCTTTCCTCTTTCGTTTGGTTACCGCGCATCCATGCGCGCCCCTGTGTattcgcgtgcgcgtgcgtgtgtatgaTCGTCCTTCTTAGCCGCAGACGTGTATGTAAAGATGTACATCAAGGGTGGGATGTGTAAGTACCCATATATTTATCTATGTAATCTGTGGTGTATGTAGTTGCGTGATTCGTTGTCATTGATGTCGTTGCCGCCTTCTGCTGATCATactgttgtgtgtgcgtatgccTGTACGCGTATATGTTACCGCGTTGCGATGGCAACGGCGTCCTTTACTTTATCTTTcggtatatatatatatatatatatgtatcgTCGTGCTGGCGTGTGTACGCCTTCCTCGCTTTTTCTTCGTTGCGTTTGTCGTTCCTGCGCCTTGTTGGGTGCCGCCGTTTTCgcctcggcggcagctgtgcgcgCGGCTTCTATCACCCTTgttgcgcgcacgcgctgtaAGACCCTCTTCCGCATTTCGCTCTATCTCTGGTCATTCGACgactccccctctctcctttttcaCCGTGTGTGATGTCTCTGTCGTTGCAAGGGCCGAGCAGCGCTCATTTTGTGTTGTTTcctgtttgttgttgtttgctgCGCGCCACGGTGTGGTCTTCTGTACCCCCGGCGTTTGCTgactctccctctccgtttCTCTCGCCTTGCACAAGTTTCTCTCCTTTCAGGTAGCTgtggtctctctctctctcttccattTTTGTCGTGATACTGTCGTTGATGCCGCCTGGTTGCGctacatgtgtgtgtgtgtgtgtgtgcgaagTGTGTTTGTGAGCGTCTTGTCTACCTGTGTTTTCTGTCTTTTCTGACCAGTGATGGCAATAGACTTGAGATTCTTCGCTTTTTGTTCGCATTCTCTCTTCTCATCGATACGTGCTACTGTTTTGTTTCTTCCTCAAGTGCTCTGATACTCACAGAGACTCTTTCTGCCACACGATAGCCAACACATGCACCAacctccccccacccccccccacacacgcacacacgcacgtggtACTAGGAGGCTCAATCGAGCTTGTACAGGTACTCAgtccctctttttttcgaTTTCTTTTGAATGTTATGTTTGAAGGCGAGTGGAACCTGTTATGCCTGTGTGGTGTTGTCGAGTCACTGCGGCTGCTACTGCTTCTTTGTTGCTATGTTCACCATCGCTCatgcaccccctccccctctcgttAACTCCCTCCTGTGGTCCGactctctctatctctgaCTCTTTTCTTTACCTCTTCCTCTAGATCTCTGCGTTGTGATTTTCTTTGCTGCTTCACGATTCCCGAacctttttgtgtgtgttcttgTCGACTTCTTTTCAGCTTCACTGGTGCTGTCCCCTCACATACTCCATCACCGCTTGTGTGTCTTtgcgtcgctgccactgtAGCTGCCTCTTCCCCTATTTCTTTACGGGTTTCTGCAGTGTCCGGCGTCCCCTCTTCAAGTGCGAGTGTGCTTGTGGGCATCGTGGGTGGTGTATGTGTTCCACCTCGAGAAACACGacgcggtgtgtgtgtgtgtgtgtgtgtgtgtatgtctgtgcctgtgtctaGGCATGCAAGATGGTTTTCCGTTGATACAGAGAGTGCCCGTCACCTTCTTGACATGTTTGCCTCTCCGTTCCTCTTGCACCCTAATGTGCCATGAACGCTCGCTCTACCGCTTGTGTTTTGCCGTGCATCGCGGATGTGCGGATGTGACTCACCTTTTCCCTCTTGATCCTGCCGGCGCAACTGTTCTTGTGGCTGTGGCTTCGTAGTGGCAATGTCGCCGGAGTAGAGAACAGCATCTCTGGTGGgggctctcttcctctcttccctgTCCTCTAGCgtgtggcgcagctggactGTGGGACGTTGGCGGAGGCCGTTTTTTGTTTAGCCTTTGCTTGTGTTCTTGTGCACGGGCTTGCGCGGTGCCGTGCACTGGGAACctgctctctttttctctccgAGGCCCCTCTCTGTACATATTTTCTGGtgtctcgtgtgtgtgtgtgtgtgtgtgactcTGTCTCTGCGTGCCCGCTCCCCCTACCCTGCGAATGTttccccatcccctccctccctcgtggcgcgTTGGTTTCGGTGTTTGTAGTTTCCTCTATtgtgccaccaccacgacacacacacacacacacacacaccactcTCTCTGTTGCTCGCTGGCCAcacccctcttcttccctctttttgaTGTTTTCGTGGCTTCTCACCTCCTTCGTTTATTTCCACGTCATTTGCTTCTCTCGTCATGTGCGCCTCCGTGCCTGTTTCTTCGtcaagtgtgtgcgtgtggttcTCTCTCGTCTGGTCCCTCCTCACCTTCTCCTGCCCGATCTCCAGCATCTTCTGAGTCCTTCCTTCCGGCAGCGAATCGAGTGGCCAGATGatgcgccaccacctctctctcccactccCACCCATGCACGCAGCAACAACAGTAAACAGCGCACGGACAAAGAGCCGTAACAGATGATTCAGCAGGGAGACGAGAGCACAGACACTCTGCCTagctctcctcccctttctGGCCAAGGCTGGACAACGGTGACGCGCCTCTCTCACGTgtagggggtggggatgggACACCGCGTCTCACCCTCTCCTATCTCTCTGACGTGTCCTCATGTCTGGGGAATGCACACATGCAGTGCATCTCACGCTCTTCAAgtcaacgaaaaaaaaacggccAGAAACTGGCACCGATCAACCTTCACGTCTTCCCTTCTGCCTCTGCTCTACGtcactctttttttttctgcacCACACAGCACATCTTCCATCGTCCCACCTGCGCCCCGGACGtgtgcggcggtgtgccTTTGTACCCCCGATCCGTGCGTGCCATCATGCGTGTATCTTGAGCGCTTGTTTGCCTTTCCGTCTCTGGTCCGCCatttgcttgtgtgtgcgtctgtctgtctttGCTTGGGCGCATCTTCTTTCTCTGCTCTGGTGGAGCTGCTACGTGAGTGGTTTGCTTGTGTCACTTGCAAGGCTGCTTTgccgttctctctctctttctgtgtgtgtgtgtgtgtgtgtgacgccGTCCCGGTCTTCATCCCCATCCTCCtcatcggcgtcgtcgtaCTGATCGCTGTTGCGTGCGTGAGAGCTGACGTGCGctttgtgtgtctgtgggcGAAGCGGGGAAGGGCGACTTCAACAGCGTCATCTCTCGCAGCGAGTCTtcgcccctcttcttcttgtcttgcgcatctttttttttccgcgTTGCCGATGTCCATCTcgggtgccgctgccccgGCGCCTCTGCGTGGGAGGGAGTCGGGCGGCAACGTACCAGGCAGCATGGGGGCGCTCATCAAGAAGCTTCACCCTCTCTACACTCAGCGCGTGCGGCCGCTAGAGGAGATGTACAGCTTCGACGTCTTCCGCCCCAGCTGGTATGAGGAGACAATCCTCAACGAACGCCCCTTCATTACGCTGTTTGGCCCGTGGTCGGCTGGCAAGACCACCTTCATCAACTACCTCTTGCAGAGCAACGACTTGTGGACTGGGCCCCAGCCGACAACGGCAGAGTTCACGGTGGTGATGTACGGCAAAGAACCGGGCCCGGTTGCCGGCCAGGCGCTGGCCAACTCGAAGCATCTGCCGTTCAAGGGGCTTCTCGATTTTGGCGAGTCCTTCATCAGAAACCTCAAAGGCTTCCAGGCGCCTCATGCACTCCTGGAGCGCGTCACGCTCATCGACACTCCTGGCGTGCTGGAGAGCGCTAAGGACATTCACCAGCGCAAATACGACTACGTGAACGTGTGCCGCTGGTTTGCGGAGCGAAGCGACTTGATCTTTGTCTTTTTCGACCCCAGCAAGCTGGACGCCGGCGGGGAGCTTCGCCAGCTCTTCCAAACCTCCTTCAAGGGGTTTGAGAATCGTCTCCGTCTTGTATTGAACAAGGCCGACACCATCTCCACCCAGGAGCTCATGCGGGTCTATGGCAGTTTGTTCTGGAACTTATCCAACTTCATCAACACAACGGAGCCGCCGCGAGTCTACGTTGGCAGCTTTTGGGATAAGCCGTACAGCCCAAACTCCTTTTCTCGTCTCTTCGCTGAGGAGAAGTTAGACCTGCTACATGAGTTGCTCGAGGTCATCCCGCAACAGGCGAGGGACAAGAAGGTCGCGTCGCTCATTCGGCGAGCCAAGGAGGTGCTCGTGCACGCCGTCATCCTTGGTGGCATCCGGGCCGACCTGCCGCTTCTCTTCGGCAAGTCTAAGGCGAAGAAAAAggccgcggagcagctgccaAGACGCTACGAACTCATCGGCGCTCGCTACAAGATGAACCACCGCGACTTTCCCCCGGTGCAGGCGTATCGGTCTTTTCTGGAGCGCTTCGACGTCGCGAAGTTCCCACCGCTGCAGAAAGCGGAGAAGGCTGGTCTCATCCGTGGCATTCAAGAGCTGATTGACACGATCCTGCCATCCATGCTGCGGCCGGTGTGCAACACCCGAGCTGCGAACCCGTTTGAGGAGGATAAGCAGACGGGCTTGCTGAGCATGTACCGCGATCATGTGCTCTTGCAGCGCGATGGTCGGCCTGGCATGCAGGGAGGCACTGACAAGGTCGCCTCCACCATGGGTCAGGGGGTGCCCGACTCGGCGACCACGGGTCCGTCTTCCAgtgttgccgccgcccccgcaTCCGGCCCGTCGTCTCTACTTGGCCCCGGCCCCGCAGTTACAGCACTTTCTGCGTCGCCACCCTTCATAGAGTTGCCTTCCCGCGCGATGGCTGCTTCTTCCACGGCTGTCGCcgcttcgtcgccgccgccaccgccgccatcatcagCCGCGGCGACATCGTCGCCAGCTGACATGCAAGCCATGATGGCGATAATGCAGCAGATGGTCGCATatcaacagcagcagcaacaacagcaagaccgacagagcagcagtgcaccTGCTACCGTCAACTCACACGGGACACTATCCTCATCGTCCTCAGAGACATCTGGATGTCTTGCTGAGTCCTCCGTCCCGGTGACCCCGCAAGAGTCGAACCTCAACAGCGAGCCGCAACCACCTACCGTGGTGCCTCAACTCGGCCTGCCCAACAGCTGCGCTACCCAGATTAGCGCATGGGCTGGCGGGGACGAGTCAAAGTCGCAACACTGAGCCGAGTGCCGCGCTTCCTGCGTATCACAGCCTTGTCTCTATCTTTTCTACTCGCATTCTTGGCTAACAAGGAGTATCACTGATCTGCCGCTGTGGGCGCGTCTAAGTTCTTTTCCTTCCTTTGCGCGtcttcttgtgtgtgtgcgggtgtgctcGCGGTCTCTCCGTGGTCTCCTCTTGTTCATCCATGACGACACCACCTTGCCCGGTGTATGATGGTGCATACCTTGTGGTAGCGGCTCGTGAGGGGATGGCGGGCAGGGTCAGAGCTTGACTCCgtcacccctccctccgctccTGTCTTTACGCGACCTCACTATCCCTTTCCTCTGTGGTGCACCCCCGTTCGCTGGTCTCTCCCTCAACCTTtgcttcttttctctctgcgcTGCCGACTGGTCATGGCGACATCGAATGGTGCGGCCAGGAGTTGGAGAGCGCTGGCCAACTGCCCTCGCTTTATGCTATAGGGCACCATCAGCGCAAGGCCTACCCCGCACtcctcacgcacacaaagcCGAAGGGACTGAggacgaggggggggggcggcagcgaagggAACAGATGTTGAAGCCGCACGTGTGCCTAAGAGACGTGGTGGCCATCGCTGAGATGGGGTAGCGGGGGTGGGGACACACGCACCAACAAGTTCCAAAGAGGCTTTCTCAACTTTCACTGACGCTGCGTATGTGACGCTGCCACAGCTTCTGTCAAGGATGTGCGCAGGAGGCGGGGATGGGGGCATCCATGTGGGAATaaaggggtggggagggtgTGCCGTTCCACCCTCTCTTCCGCTATCTTCACATGGCTGCCACGTTGAAGTCCCTACGTGTGTTGTACGATGCGAATTTCAGCTCCGCACCACTAGCTTCCCACTGCTCTGAACACGCTGACCCCTCTCTCCACTTGCTAcgcttctctcctctttgTTTGCTTCTGCATGTCGGGTCACATAAACTGCGACGGTTGctacctgctgctgcgccctaCCGCGTGAgcgacgtgcgtgcgccttctGGCCGCATGACCGCCTCGTTGTTGATACTGCAGACGGCTGCATCGTTGGTgcgcgcagacacagacTGTAGTGCGTGGGGAAtaaagagaggaggaagagtcATCACACTCTCCTTCCCTCGTCCTGCTCTGGCTTGTGAGTAGCGTGGAAGGCACCCatgcacccacacacgcgcacatttCGGCAACGCGCCTCCGCTGACGCTGTTTTAACGACCGCCGCCCTACAGCCTCTGCTTTCCCAACGCTGTGCTGCTATTTCATCGCGAGGGAtaggtgtgtggggggggggcgcccACCACTAGCGATACCGCGAAGAACATGAAGCGCAGCATCTCTATTGCGCCGCTTTCActtcctccctcactctgCGTTTAtcgagtgcgtgtgtacaGTGACGCACAGTTCCCTCACTCAGTGCTCGGCGGGACACGATGCGCGGCGAAGTCTGTGATGATGGCCTACAtgcaacgccgccgtcgagcaGTTGTGACAGCCACAATGGCAGTCATGTTCTCCATGACCCAGAGCTGCTTGATTTGATGGAGGCTGCGGAGGATACAGCGCTGTTCTTCCGCGCTCGAGCTGACTACAGCGAGGCACCGCCTTCCAACAATGAAATCGCTTCTAGCATGTCAGAGCAACCACCCAATGCCGCGAGCACAGACAGCCCGGCAGCCGTCGATGTacctgccgcagcgtcacTGCCTTGCCTGCCCACTTCGCTCCTTGTTGGCGGATCGCTGTTTGTGCGTGAGACTCCGGTGTCTTCGCCCGCTGCCATAGCGCACGGCAAGACGCCATCTCCCTTTGGAGCGGCGGGTGTCGCAGCTGGCTCGGTCTTCTGCCCCTTCACGCGCGGCTTTGTCTCCATGTGCTCGCCACACTGGGGCCACCTGTGCGCGGTCGGTTTCAGAGTTCGTATGTCGCTGCAGGGCGGCAGGCGCGTGGTGCTACAGAAGCCGCACCTACTGCTAGCCCGCGCACGTCAGCTGCAGGAATGCACCATGCAAGACAGCCTCAAGATACCCAGCAATTCGACGGAGCCTcacagcgccagctccgcGAAGACGCTCAAGGACTCTAGGTGTACGGAGACGAGACAGAGGCGTCCAGCAGGGCTTTTCGAGACGTGGGGCTGGAGcccgcacctgcagcagacTCTCGGCGCCACATTGTGCTCGGCCCCCCTGGAGAGCGTGGCCGCCTTCCGTGCTGCGGTAGAGGCGAATATGCTCGCTGGAAGCCTCTGTAAAGGTGCACAACTCATACCAGTCGTGGGGGCTCGTGGCAGTCGTGCGATGATGCCAGCTCCTTTTGTCGCAGGGCAGCGCACCGCGCCCGCGAGAGATGGAGCCCGAGAGggatgggcagcggcgcgctgcccGTGGAACACTCGATGTCGCGTCCTgcagcccccctcctccttgagGCTGGGCTGTTCGTCTACAAGTGCGGTCGCGTCATGGGTCACCGCTTGGACATCTGAGCCGATGGGGTCGCCGCCGAAGCTCCTGCATCCGTGGCCTGCGTGGACGGAAGCCCACACGGACCGCCCCACGTTGCGGTTATTCGGCCTACCCGCCTCCGTGCGCGCTGCTTTTCTCGACGTTCCTTtcccctcgccctccacatcctcgtcgttgccgacgccagcagcgctgatggaggctgcctgcggtgccgcgctgGCCCAGCTGGCGGGGCAGGTGCAAGATGCGGTGGAGCACGGCCAGCTTGCCGCAACGTCGCGACTATACTTCTGCCCCCTCGCCCACGCCGTGGACTACAGTGGCACTCTTGACTTGCGTGCGTTTGCTGTGGAGTGGGGCCGGCGGCactgcgacggcggcagtggcggtggcgcatccgctgcgccgcgaaCGACAGCGGTACTCAGTGACTCGTCTCCTGTGCTATCGCTTGGAGCGGAGCTGCCCATAAGCGATGATGCTGATCCTGCTGATGCGGCGGCCGGACGCGCCGCTTCTActccgccgctgcgagtGGTCGTCTTCAGCAACGCCCACATGCTGTCGAAGCGAGCGATTCGCCGCTTGCTAGATCAATGGACCCGGAATGGAGCGTCAGTGCGCAAGCTACGCCAGCAGCAAGAGCGCGCGCAGGCCGGGCCGCGCGAGTGGCGCACGCTCATGGGTAGCCGTCTGCTTCTTCCGCTTGATGCCGCGGCCATTCTGCCCCACGTGCGAAGTCTCTCGATTCCCTTCGGCGACGTACAGGCCGTCTTTATTGGCTACACGGCAAGCCAAGGCCCTGTAGAGGGGGCGAAGGTGATGAATTCGCCATTGGATGCGGGTAGGCATGCGCCACTTCCTCTGCCGGTGTTACCGCCATCAACAACGCCTGTAGGCTTCCCCGTGCGCGTCGAGCTTGCGGTGAGCACGAGCGCGCATGCGGACTTGCTTCATGTGGAGGAACCCCTCTCCGCTGCTTTGCTCCGTGCATCCACCCTCTATCGCAGGTGCCTCGACGCAGCACAGCGTCGTGAGttggtggaggcggtggtgcaaaGCACTGTGGATGGCGCGCCAGCGGGGGCCGTCTTCGCGAAGCGGCAGTCTCAGCGACTCTCTAGTGGTCGTATTTTCTTCGAAACCAGTAAGGTGCCCCTAACTGGCACTCAAGgtcgcctgcagctgcacgaggcGTGCGAGGCTGCCCTGTCGCTCTTATCCCCGCTGGAAAGCCTCCTGCACCCACACCTCGGCACTGAGAGAGCTCGCGGCAACCGTCCTGCGAgggacgacgacgtcgtGTCACTGCTTGTCATGTACCCACTCTTGAGCACCGTGCACATTCGCCACGTGCTGCTAAGCGCTTTTCACGTACGTGTCACGCCGACCTCCACCGCGGGTGATGAGGCTCCACcggctgtggctgctgctgctgctgctgctgcagtcgaTGGCCccgtcgcagctgcggagATGGTGTGtctccgcggcggcaacgacagGACCACTGCCGGTGCCGCaacgccgcctccctccgACCCCCGCGTCCGCTTTGTCGCGTCGCGCCTACGCGCTAATGAGCATGAGCAGCGGGAGCGTGATgtcctgctgcaggcggcgaaggtgcgtgccgcggcggcggccgcagtgACGGCAACCCCTTCctgtgcgccgcgcgcaccgctTCTTTTTCAAGCGTATGCCGCTCATGTGGAGcccgcggtgctgctggggTTGTggacgccgacgctgctctTCCGGGCCCCCACGTTGGCGGATGtgatggcgttgcgctgcttctTGTTAGAGCCACTCCGCACCAGCTACGCAGCCTCGCACCGAACTCCTACAGAagcgctgcctcgcgccAACTTcgcggacggcggcggtggcggtggcatgATCGCGCTTCGAGTGGATGATGTGGACGTCATTCACTTTGACTACGCCGACGGGGCAACGCGCCACAGGCGCACCCACCGCCTGTTTGGTGTCCGGGCATCCTTGTGCCCCGCATCGGCAGCTACACCACCCCCGCGAACAGGAGCCGGCGCGGTGGGCGAGGAGAGTCTGCGGGACGCGAGCGGCCGCAACCTCGTCGCGCGTGAACTGGCTCTGttggagacgctgctgcagcagtgtcTCAAGGAATGTGCGCGGGCAGCGACGTTTTTTCCGCTGTGGACGGAGCACCGTCGCtacggcgacgccgctccCTGTGCTACCACGCACCAGAACAGCGAGGCGGGCCCCATGACGAACCATGGCGATGGGGGCCCCGCAGGGCTCAACTTGCTGCCCTTCCCGTTCTTTCCCTCGAGCACCAATCACCGTTCCCTCCTCGACTTTCCTGGCGTGACGGAGTCGTTGGCGTCGTGGGCGCCACGGTCGACAGAACTGCGCCTTTTGAGCTTGGCTGCGGCACAACggccttccctctccctgaCGATCCGCAGTCgagtggtgct
Encoded here:
- a CDS encoding putative sarcoplasmic reticulum glycoprotein encodes the protein MSISGAAAPAPLRGRESGGNVPGSMGALIKKLHPLYTQRVRPLEEMYSFDVFRPSWYEETILNERPFITLFGPWSAGKTTFINYLLQSNDLWTGPQPTTAEFTVVMYGKEPGPVAGQALANSKHLPFKGLLDFGESFIRNLKGFQAPHALLERVTLIDTPGVLESAKDIHQRKYDYVNVCRWFAERSDLIFVFFDPSKLDAGGELRQLFQTSFKGFENRLRLVLNKADTISTQELMRVYGSLFWNLSNFINTTEPPRVYVGSFWDKPYSPNSFSRLFAEEKLDLLHELLEVIPQQARDKKVASLIRRAKEVLVHAVILGGIRADLPLLFGKSKAKKKAAEQLPRRYELIGARYKMNHRDFPPVQAYRSFLERFDVAKFPPLQKAEKAGLIRGIQELIDTILPSMLRPVCNTRAANPFEEDKQTGLLSMYRDHVLLQRDGRPGMQGGTDKVASTMGQGVPDSATTGPSSSVAAAPASGPSSLLGPGPAVTALSASPPFIELPSRAMAASSTAVAASSPPPPPPSSAAATSSPADMQAMMAIMQQMVAYQQQQQQQQDRQSSSAPATVNSHGTLSSSSSETSGCLAESSVPVTPQESNLNSEPQPPTVVPQLGLPNSCATQISAWAGGDESKSQH